Proteins encoded by one window of Streptomyces sp. LX-29:
- a CDS encoding response regulator transcription factor encodes MIRVVLADDQMLVRAGFRALLDAQPGIEVVGEAADGEQALSQVRELRPNVVLMDIRMPRLDGLAATRRITEDPALSEVKVVMLTTFELDEYVFEAIRSGASGFLVKDTEPEELLRAVRAVVDGDALLSPGVTRRLIAEFAARSKEPAADARLAGLTEREREVMALVGIGLSNEEIARRLVVSPLTAKTHVSRTMVKLGARDRAQLVVLAYESGLVRPGWLG; translated from the coding sequence GTGATCCGCGTCGTGCTCGCCGACGACCAGATGCTGGTCCGCGCGGGGTTCCGCGCCCTGTTGGACGCGCAGCCCGGAATCGAGGTGGTCGGCGAGGCCGCCGACGGCGAGCAGGCACTCTCCCAGGTGCGCGAACTGCGCCCGAACGTGGTCCTGATGGACATCCGCATGCCGCGGCTGGACGGCCTCGCGGCGACCCGCCGGATCACCGAGGACCCCGCGCTGTCGGAGGTGAAGGTGGTCATGCTGACCACCTTCGAGCTCGACGAGTACGTCTTCGAGGCCATCCGGTCCGGCGCCTCGGGCTTCCTCGTCAAGGACACCGAGCCGGAGGAACTGCTGCGCGCCGTACGGGCCGTCGTCGACGGGGACGCGCTGCTGTCGCCCGGCGTCACCCGCCGCCTCATCGCCGAGTTCGCGGCCCGCTCCAAGGAGCCCGCGGCCGACGCCCGGCTGGCCGGGCTGACCGAGCGGGAGCGTGAGGTCATGGCGCTGGTGGGGATCGGGCTGTCGAACGAGGAGATCGCCCGGCGGCTCGTGGTCAGCCCGCTCACCGCGAAGACGCACGTGAGCCGCACCATGGTCAAGCTCGGCGCCCGCGACCGGGCCCAACTCGTGGTCCTCGCGTACGAGTCGGGGCTGGTGCGGCCGGGGTGGCTCGGCTGA